One genomic region from Campylobacter sp. RM5004 encodes:
- the leuB gene encoding 3-isopropylmalate dehydrogenase yields the protein MSKICVIKGDGIGPEIIDEAIKVLKVVRPDLEYKECLMGGAAIDSVGVPLPQETIDTALNSDAVLFGAIGGAKWDNLERHLRPESGLLALRKALGVFANLRPAFVYEGLEELSTIRAEVVKGVDLLVVRELTGGIYFGQPREKSYDKAYNTMVYSRDEIIRIAKIGFESTMKRRKKLCMVDKANVLETSALWREVCDELAKDYPEVELSYMYVDNAAMQLVKNPKQFDVILTENLFGDILSDEASMVVGSIGLLASASIGGKVGLYEPIHGSAPDIAGQGIANPIATILSAAMMLRFALNDEENATKIENAVKKAISEGYGCADLANAKIKLNTQEMGNLIAKYCECKQ from the coding sequence ATGAGTAAAATTTGTGTGATTAAAGGTGATGGAATAGGGCCTGAGATAATTGATGAAGCGATAAAAGTTTTAAAAGTTGTTCGCCCTGATTTAGAATATAAAGAATGCTTAATGGGTGGAGCAGCAATTGATAGCGTTGGAGTTCCGTTGCCACAAGAGACAATCGATACAGCATTAAATTCTGATGCTGTATTATTTGGAGCAATTGGTGGAGCTAAATGGGATAATTTAGAACGCCATTTAAGACCTGAGAGTGGATTGCTTGCACTTAGAAAAGCTTTAGGAGTTTTTGCTAATCTTCGCCCAGCTTTTGTTTATGAAGGACTTGAAGAGCTTAGCACAATTAGAGCTGAGGTTGTAAAAGGCGTTGATTTACTTGTGGTAAGAGAGCTAACGGGCGGAATTTATTTTGGACAGCCAAGAGAAAAGTCATACGATAAAGCTTACAATACTATGGTATATAGCCGTGATGAGATAATTAGAATTGCAAAAATTGGTTTTGAAAGTACAATGAAACGCCGCAAAAAACTATGTATGGTAGATAAAGCAAATGTTCTTGAGACTTCAGCTTTATGGAGAGAAGTTTGCGATGAATTAGCTAAAGATTATCCAGAAGTTGAGCTTAGTTATATGTATGTAGATAATGCTGCAATGCAACTTGTAAAAAATCCAAAGCAATTCGATGTAATTTTAACTGAAAATTTATTCGGAGATATTTTAAGTGATGAGGCTAGTATGGTTGTTGGCTCAATCGGACTACTTGCAAGTGCAAGTATAGGTGGTAAGGTTGGTTTATATGAGCCAATTCACGGAAGTGCTCCTGATATTGCTGGGCAAGGCATTGCAAATCCAATTGCTACAATTTTAAGCGCTGCTATGATGTTAAGATTTGCGTTAAATGATGAAGAAAATGCTACAAAAATAGAAAATGCAGTTAAAAAAGCTATAAGTGAAGGCTATGGTTGTGCTGATTTAGCTAATGCAAAGATTAAATTAAATACTCAAGAAATGGGTAATTTGATAGCAAAGTATTGTGAATGCAAACAATAA
- a CDS encoding AzlD domain-containing protein, whose amino-acid sequence MSYTMIALLIAGFSAVVLKALAYMFFGTKKPNELLMYLEKHMPLLIMVILVCFLYKGLDYENPPYASDYIIAGLVALITHIIFKKGFVSIIAATGVFYILHEIIFKV is encoded by the coding sequence ATGTCTTATACGATGATTGCTTTGCTAATTGCTGGTTTTAGCGCTGTTGTTTTAAAGGCTTTAGCTTATATGTTTTTTGGGACAAAAAAACCAAATGAGCTTTTAATGTATCTTGAAAAACATATGCCACTTTTAATTATGGTTATTTTAGTTTGCTTTTTATATAAAGGCTTAGATTATGAAAACCCACCTTACGCAAGTGATTATATAATCGCTGGTCTTGTAGCTTTGATTACTCATATAATTTTTAAAAAAGGTTTTGTTAGCATAATCGCTGCTACTGGTGTGTTTTATATTTTACATGAAATTATTTTTAAGGTTTGA
- a CDS encoding 3-isopropylmalate dehydratase small subunit yields MKVFKFGDNIDTDLIIAARYLNTSDEKVLASYVMEDARPGFFKEIGENDCIVAGENFGCGSSREHAPIAIKAANIKCVIAKTYARIFYRNAYNTGLLILECNDTDKIAENDELDIDITNGVIKNITKNESYKINPIPEFMQELLAAGGLIEYASKVAK; encoded by the coding sequence ATGAAAGTTTTTAAATTTGGCGATAATATAGATACAGATTTAATCATTGCTGCAAGATATTTAAATACAAGCGATGAAAAAGTTTTAGCAAGTTATGTTATGGAAGATGCTAGACCAGGATTTTTTAAAGAAATTGGTGAGAATGATTGTATAGTTGCAGGCGAAAACTTTGGCTGTGGTTCTAGTCGTGAGCATGCTCCAATAGCTATAAAAGCTGCAAATATTAAATGCGTAATCGCAAAAACTTATGCAAGAATTTTTTATAGAAACGCATATAATACAGGGCTTTTAATACTTGAATGCAATGATACTGATAAAATTGCAGAAAATGATGAATTAGACATAGATATAACAAATGGTGTTATTAAAAATATTACAAAAAACGAAAGCTATAAAATAAATCCAATTCCAGAATTTATGCAAGAATTACTTGCAGCTGGTGGGCTTATTGAATATGCTAGTAAGGTGGCAAAATGA
- a CDS encoding CCA tRNA nucleotidyltransferase codes for MLPWNEKTFLEIKSTLFKYTKRAYFVGGCVRDIYLNNHTNDYDIEIYDVSPSKMEEIAKELNALGVGKSFFVYKKENYDLALARTERKIGNLHTDFSVKVENNEYKGSLRRDFCMNTIMINIFTKEVLDLHKGIRDCKKKLIRIVNYDTFKEDSLRVLRFIQFIARFKLKTNKKDLEYLKKIDISNLSKDRIYNELIKLFEAKYPEIGLYYLYKLNLFEKCFGFNVSKASFFSVLKKIKDNKALVCKEKRFALMFFYFIDYFNIYYQLMPYKKMLLFLTKEPKISIIDDYNLCKIAIKMPLKEWLGLNKDIKKRALKLGIYDDKIKVLYENISSKEEALKCEEIAIKEYLKNV; via the coding sequence ATGCTTCCTTGGAATGAAAAAACCTTTTTAGAAATCAAATCAACTTTATTTAAATATACAAAAAGAGCTTATTTTGTAGGTGGTTGTGTTAGGGATATTTACCTAAACAATCACACAAATGATTACGATATAGAAATTTATGATGTAAGCCCGAGTAAAATGGAGGAAATAGCTAAAGAATTAAATGCTTTAGGTGTTGGAAAAAGTTTTTTTGTATATAAAAAAGAAAACTACGATTTAGCACTTGCAAGAACTGAAAGAAAAATAGGCAATTTACATACAGATTTTAGTGTAAAAGTTGAAAATAATGAATATAAAGGCTCTTTAAGAAGAGATTTTTGTATGAATACAATTATGATAAATATTTTTACTAAAGAAGTATTAGATTTACATAAAGGCATAAGAGATTGTAAAAAAAAGCTTATTAGAATAGTAAATTATGATACTTTTAAAGAAGACTCGCTAAGGGTTTTAAGATTTATTCAATTTATTGCAAGATTTAAATTAAAGACTAATAAAAAAGATTTAGAATATTTAAAAAAAATTGATATTTCAAATCTTAGCAAAGATAGAATTTATAATGAATTAATAAAATTATTTGAAGCAAAATATCCAGAAATAGGGCTTTATTATTTATATAAGCTTAATTTATTTGAAAAATGCTTTGGTTTTAATGTTAGTAAAGCTAGTTTTTTTTCAGTTTTAAAAAAGATTAAAGACAATAAAGCTTTAGTTTGTAAGGAAAAAAGATTTGCTTTAATGTTTTTTTATTTCATTGATTATTTTAATATATATTATCAATTAATGCCTTATAAAAAAATGCTTTTATTTTTAACAAAAGAGCCAAAAATTAGCATTATAGATGATTATAATTTATGCAAAATCGCTATTAAAATGCCCTTAAAAGAATGGTTAGGGCTTAATAAAGATATTAAAAAAAGAGCTTTAAAACTAGGAATTTATGATGATAAAATAAAAGTTTTATATGAAAACATAAGCTCAAAAGAAGAAGCATTAAAATGCGAAGAAATTGCTATCAAGGAGTATTTAAAAAATGTTTAA
- a CDS encoding S8 family serine peptidase, whose product MRFSILLASLLFLSACGGGGANSPTPVVKTYSNYQNTAEFDLGKSLYDSKYLNFVAGKNASIYTTSVGFSSNWNQGFLGTGIILAILDSGTEDLSKLAFNYHYDYNNHATLYWNDLEYRANNANFTQKTYKSSILINEKTKEKANHGTLVMNTANHLAKDIKFANVPLPLIDSDGNNLSSGDNVNLAATIDYLSNSGVRFFNRSFARTGLIDTSEDNVGDFYTAIMQNNALVVSAAGNAPTTGDFSNHALPLNSPLRKGWIIALGYYDKKPLGYKDTYYIMDNGVKKYVYTAGNTCKKYGWDDCIAAPFSINGNAGTSFSTPAILTLGALIYEKYPWMSNDNIKESIFTTAYKVYGTNEDDVKAHFGEGIINPAKAMNGVASLRHDFYANVDRDNLYVFSNNISGSANFIKDGIGALALSGANTFTGDINIKKGTLWLSNTNKANVINNAILRMSNASAANLTNYGTLVNEGLNVNNLTLFNTSKVYTNIGERFNVVNKAKLDGDLNIVGVKYNYTLNKEREDLLTAGSIEGQFKNIVSNSVFLKIKEPKYESTKLSIKVDKIEDLSKLPELNAYAKKNYTSLFTNFDRLLYETKKPDLALDLANYKEPNLNGNLSENEFLKYNLVASAIINTTKDELIPTTKLLFAEDIYTNSLLNIARIKNASKNLNDTSSISYNYNKISDLKESSYDFKIAHNIDNLGLAFIYNDANIYNDNFKNNAKTLGFLASYNLDLNDYYLKNLISYFDIKNNVNRFNLSSSFNNKALVLSSELGLNNQISPYLRLNYLKYYQKAFSENSDLLALKFEKFKKDFYYANLGLNVNFDFQNIKIKPFIDLEYNFNKDFYFLAKYDFSNNLEISNGFYKRFLHNLGISFDYRLNNKINFNFHYYNTFAKKYYTNKFYLGFLYEF is encoded by the coding sequence TTGAGATTTAGTATTTTATTAGCTAGTTTATTATTTTTAAGTGCATGTGGTGGAGGCGGTGCAAACTCACCTACACCTGTTGTAAAGACTTATTCAAATTATCAAAACACTGCGGAATTTGATTTAGGAAAAAGTTTATATGATAGTAAGTATTTAAACTTCGTTGCGGGCAAAAATGCTTCTATTTATACTACAAGCGTTGGATTTAGTTCTAATTGGAATCAAGGATTTTTAGGCACAGGAATAATTTTAGCGATTTTAGATTCAGGAACAGAAGATTTAAGCAAATTAGCTTTTAACTATCATTATGATTACAATAATCACGCAACACTATATTGGAACGATTTAGAATATAGAGCTAATAATGCTAATTTTACTCAAAAAACTTATAAAAGCTCTATTTTAATCAATGAAAAAACAAAAGAAAAAGCAAACCATGGAACTTTAGTAATGAATACAGCAAATCATTTAGCTAAAGACATAAAGTTTGCTAATGTGCCTTTACCTTTAATTGATTCAGATGGAAATAATTTAAGCTCAGGAGATAATGTAAATCTTGCTGCAACTATTGATTATTTATCAAATAGTGGAGTAAGGTTTTTTAATCGCTCATTTGCTAGAACAGGATTAATTGATACTAGTGAAGATAATGTAGGAGATTTTTATACAGCTATTATGCAAAATAACGCCCTTGTTGTTAGTGCAGCTGGAAACGCTCCAACTACTGGAGATTTTTCAAACCATGCACTTCCTTTAAATAGCCCACTTAGAAAAGGCTGGATAATAGCACTTGGTTATTATGATAAAAAACCATTAGGATATAAAGATACTTATTATATTATGGACAATGGGGTAAAAAAGTATGTATATACTGCAGGAAATACATGTAAAAAATATGGTTGGGATGATTGTATAGCAGCACCTTTTTCAATAAATGGCAATGCAGGAACTAGCTTTAGCACCCCAGCTATTTTAACCCTTGGAGCTTTAATTTATGAAAAATATCCTTGGATGAGCAATGATAATATTAAAGAAAGTATATTTACCACAGCTTATAAGGTTTATGGGACAAATGAAGATGATGTAAAAGCTCATTTTGGAGAAGGCATTATAAATCCTGCAAAAGCAATGAATGGAGTTGCAAGTTTAAGGCATGATTTTTATGCTAATGTAGATAGAGATAATTTATATGTATTTTCAAACAATATTAGTGGCTCAGCAAATTTTATTAAAGATGGAATCGGAGCCCTTGCTTTAAGTGGAGCAAATACATTTACAGGTGATATAAATATCAAAAAAGGCACTTTATGGCTTAGTAATACAAATAAAGCAAATGTTATAAATAATGCAATTTTAAGAATGAGTAATGCAAGTGCTGCAAATCTTACAAATTATGGAACCTTAGTTAATGAAGGGCTTAATGTAAATAATTTAACTCTTTTTAATACAAGTAAGGTTTATACAAATATAGGTGAAAGATTTAATGTAGTTAATAAAGCTAAGCTTGATGGGGATTTAAACATAGTTGGCGTTAAATATAATTACACTTTAAATAAGGAAAGAGAAGATTTATTAACAGCAGGAAGTATTGAAGGGCAATTTAAAAATATAGTTTCAAACTCAGTATTTTTAAAAATCAAAGAGCCAAAATATGAAAGCACTAAGCTTAGTATAAAGGTTGATAAAATTGAAGATTTAAGCAAACTACCAGAACTAAACGCTTATGCAAAGAAAAATTATACAAGTTTATTTACTAATTTTGATAGATTACTTTATGAGACAAAAAAGCCTGATTTAGCATTAGATTTAGCAAATTATAAAGAGCCTAATTTAAATGGTAATTTAAGCGAAAATGAGTTTTTAAAATATAATTTAGTAGCAAGTGCGATAATTAATACAACAAAAGATGAATTAATACCTACTACGAAATTATTATTTGCAGAAGATATTTATACAAATTCATTATTAAATATTGCAAGGATTAAAAACGCAAGCAAAAACTTAAATGATACTTCAAGCATAAGCTATAATTACAATAAAATCAGTGATTTAAAAGAAAGTTCGTATGATTTTAAAATAGCTCATAATATTGATAATTTAGGTCTTGCTTTTATATATAATGATGCAAATATTTATAATGATAATTTTAAAAATAATGCTAAAACTTTAGGATTTTTAGCTAGTTATAACCTAGATTTAAATGATTATTATTTAAAGAATTTGATTTCGTATTTTGATATTAAAAATAATGTAAATAGATTTAATTTAAGTTCAAGTTTTAACAATAAAGCTCTTGTTCTTTCAAGTGAATTAGGATTAAATAATCAAATTAGCCCTTATTTAAGACTTAATTACTTAAAGTATTATCAAAAAGCCTTTAGTGAAAATAGCGATTTATTAGCCTTAAAATTTGAAAAATTCAAAAAAGATTTTTATTATGCTAATTTAGGTTTAAATGTGAATTTTGATTTTCAAAACATTAAAATAAAGCCTTTCATTGATTTAGAATATAATTTTAATAAAGATTTTTATTTTTTAGCAAAATATGATTTTTCTAATAATTTAGAAATCTCAAATGGCTTTTATAAAAGATTTTTGCATAATTTGGGAATTAGTTTTGATTATCGTTTAAATAATAAAATAAATTTTAATTTTCATTATTATAATACTTTCGCAAAAAAATATTATACAAATAAATTTTATTTAGGATTTTTATATGAATTTTAA
- a CDS encoding TrmH family RNA methyltransferase, translated as MFNIVLVEPRIAGNVGTIGRMCYNLGFKLHLVGPHFLDFSSKKIMHAGLDYWDKLEPIFWDNAKHFLENNDISKMKFASTKSNNAYFNASFSIGDFIVFGSESFGLPQPEIKAILDDKNTFLIPMKSYGRSLNLAQSVAFLSGEALRQNYSNFTLE; from the coding sequence ATGTTTAATATAGTTTTAGTTGAGCCAAGAATTGCAGGAAATGTAGGCACAATAGGTAGAATGTGTTATAACTTAGGTTTTAAATTGCATTTAGTTGGACCGCATTTTTTGGACTTTTCAAGTAAAAAGATTATGCACGCAGGGCTTGATTATTGGGATAAATTAGAGCCTATTTTTTGGGATAATGCTAAGCATTTTTTAGAAAATAATGATATTTCAAAAATGAAATTCGCTAGCACAAAATCAAACAATGCCTATTTTAATGCTAGTTTTAGTATAGGTGATTTTATTGTTTTTGGGAGTGAGAGTTTTGGTCTTCCACAACCTGAAATTAAAGCTATTTTAGATGATAAAAATACTTTTTTAATTCCTATGAAAAGCTATGGAAGGTCGCTAAATTTAGCTCAAAGTGTAGCATTTTTAAGTGGCGAAGCTTTAAGACAAAATTATTCTAACTTTACTTTAGAATAA
- a CDS encoding AzlC family ABC transporter permease encodes MIKQALVDTFAVAVAYIVIGVAFGILAYSNSFTFFEVFVAAVFVFSGSLQFLLLSLLSASASLLEILIAASLLNLRHFFYILGALKYFRDLGFIKYYAMFALTDESFALLSAKDYDKKTAVLILTFNHLYWIFGCVLGYFIASYSKADYSALGFSLNALFIVLAYELYIKHKENKVFFIALFLGLVGLFFIDKQYMMLSCIFSGIFILILGKKLCLIR; translated from the coding sequence ATGATAAAACAAGCTTTAGTTGATACTTTTGCAGTTGCAGTTGCATACATTGTAATAGGTGTTGCTTTTGGCATACTTGCGTATTCAAATTCTTTTACATTTTTTGAAGTATTTGTTGCTGCTGTTTTTGTTTTTTCTGGTTCATTACAATTTTTATTATTATCATTACTTAGTGCGAGTGCTAGTTTATTAGAGATTTTAATAGCTGCAAGTTTGCTAAATCTTAGACATTTTTTCTATATTTTAGGAGCTTTAAAATATTTTAGAGATTTAGGATTTATAAAATATTATGCAATGTTTGCTCTAACCGATGAAAGCTTTGCATTGCTTAGTGCAAAAGATTATGATAAAAAAACTGCGGTTTTAATCCTAACTTTTAATCATTTATATTGGATTTTTGGCTGTGTTTTAGGATATTTTATTGCTAGTTACTCTAAAGCTGATTATAGTGCTTTAGGCTTTTCTTTAAACGCTTTATTTATTGTATTAGCTTATGAGCTTTACATAAAACATAAAGAAAATAAAGTATTTTTTATAGCATTATTTTTAGGGCTTGTTGGTTTATTTTTTATAGATAAGCAATATATGATGCTAAGCTGTATTTTTTCAGGAATATTTATATTGATTTTAGGAAAGAAATTATGTCTTATACGATGA
- a CDS encoding S8 family serine peptidase: MNFKSKLSLITILVLFSACGGGGGAAVPISNSTPKTTPISNPNQVIPKPNNSLPNNPDLNKPSNPSLGNPNIPEPNLPNTNEPNLVLNLVNTNICKAEIKETYTNLPSIKIENKVELSTKLTSENKEAIEVFSKLYDSSLKTFSVANNVSNYESSNDKANINDVNSRAEAKQSSYGFSPNWNQGFLGNGIIIGINDSGTNDLTNVLFNEHYDYINNTNDKWNSLENRLNNDNFKSKAYSSSFLKDSNNNPILHGKNVMDTASLIANKINFANIVSPISEDERGDKINLAATIDALSNSGVRFFNQSYEYHELNNSSPNTGVFYTAIMKNNALVFNAAGNVIDNIDKPFTTHALPIDSPLRKGWVIVLGYKTDAARLDEIGKHFYITDNDGLVKEVYHHGNTCKKYGWDDCISAPFVINGHQGTSYSAPATASVAALIYEKYPWMSNDNIKESLFTTAFKVTSSTNTEDEIKARFGVGILNPARAMNGVAEFRKDFYANVDLDNLYVFSNNIKGSYGLIKDGIGTLVLSGDNTFTGASEIKNGTLWLAGKKNQAHFTNTNGILRLSNTIVSGITNNSVLVNEGVTLGSLTLGANSKIYSNLGESFRVLGNAKLDGEFNLVGVKSGVNIAQGQNVDILTAKSIEDRFKSVQSLVTFLEINEPIYANDKVSVMVKRIDLDKANDLNDFAKKNYQLLFTQLDNYLDYESKKQDKTSNDEAYNKINLDGALSEAEYNLKRADLFYANVLNTTKDKLEENTNKLFATDFYKNSLMNIAIVKNIHASALKNNFNIEQSFGHNSIDDLKANSSKTLISNALIKDDLKLAFGFVYDSVNMYNDNFKNDAKTIGLKANLTYDLSNLVISNNLSYLNTLNKTQRFDNFARFYDNSLAYTLKLSYKLHSDGFVSNLFEPYIAINGVYSRQNSFNERGNEFSVGLDSFNKFYSYANLGFNLNTYFDNLSLSVGTDIEYNFYKDYSLKGRNLNYLNKIEISDGFYKNLVSNANIGIEYLFNNQLKMIMNYKLSYMYNNNSANKGKHFDFSTGFDKAKNLKNYTNEFMFGINYIF, translated from the coding sequence ATGAATTTTAAGAGCAAGTTATCATTAATCACTATTTTGGTTTTATTTAGTGCATGTGGAGGTGGTGGTGGAGCTGCAGTTCCGATTTCAAATTCCACTCCAAAAACAACACCTATAAGTAATCCAAATCAAGTTATTCCAAAGCCTAACAATTCACTTCCAAACAATCCTGATTTAAATAAACCAAGCAATCCAAGCTTAGGTAATCCAAATATCCCAGAACCAAATCTTCCTAATACAAACGAGCCAAATCTAGTGCTAAATCTTGTTAATACAAATATATGCAAGGCAGAAATTAAAGAAACTTATACAAATTTACCTAGCATTAAAATAGAAAACAAAGTTGAATTAAGCACAAAACTAACAAGCGAAAATAAAGAAGCTATAGAAGTATTTAGCAAGCTTTATGATAGTTCTTTAAAGACTTTTAGTGTAGCGAATAATGTTTCTAATTATGAAAGCTCAAATGATAAAGCAAATATAAATGATGTTAATTCAAGAGCAGAAGCTAAACAATCAAGCTATGGATTTAGTCCTAATTGGAATCAAGGTTTTTTAGGTAATGGAATAATTATAGGTATAAATGATTCAGGGACAAATGATTTAACAAATGTATTATTTAATGAGCATTATGATTATATAAACAATACAAACGATAAATGGAATAGCTTAGAAAATAGATTAAATAATGATAATTTTAAAAGCAAAGCATATTCAAGTTCGTTTTTAAAAGATAGTAACAATAATCCTATTTTACATGGCAAAAATGTAATGGATACTGCAAGTCTTATTGCAAATAAAATAAATTTTGCAAATATAGTAAGTCCTATTAGTGAAGATGAAAGGGGCGATAAGATAAATCTAGCTGCTACGATTGATGCTTTATCAAATAGTGGAGTTAGATTTTTTAATCAATCTTATGAATATCACGAATTAAATAATTCAAGCCCTAATACAGGTGTGTTTTATACAGCAATTATGAAGAATAATGCCTTAGTATTTAATGCAGCAGGAAATGTTATTGATAATATTGATAAGCCTTTTACAACTCACGCATTACCTATTGATAGCCCTTTAAGAAAAGGTTGGGTGATTGTATTAGGTTATAAAACAGATGCTGCAAGATTAGATGAAATTGGAAAACATTTTTATATAACAGATAATGATGGGCTTGTTAAAGAAGTTTATCATCACGGAAATACTTGCAAAAAATATGGTTGGGATGATTGTATTTCAGCTCCTTTTGTAATAAACGGACATCAAGGCACAAGTTATAGTGCTCCTGCAACTGCTAGTGTGGCTGCTTTAATTTATGAAAAATATCCTTGGATGAGTAATGATAATATTAAAGAAAGTTTATTTACAACTGCATTTAAGGTTACTAGTTCAACTAACACAGAAGATGAAATAAAGGCTCGTTTTGGTGTTGGTATTTTAAATCCTGCTCGTGCTATGAATGGAGTAGCTGAATTTAGAAAAGACTTTTATGCTAATGTTGATTTAGATAATTTATATGTATTTTCAAATAATATTAAAGGTAGTTATGGTCTTATTAAGGATGGCATAGGAACTTTAGTTTTAAGTGGAGATAATACTTTTACAGGTGCAAGTGAGATTAAAAACGGAACTTTATGGCTAGCAGGTAAGAAAAACCAAGCACATTTTACAAATACAAATGGTATATTAAGATTAAGTAATACAATAGTAAGTGGCATTACTAATAATAGTGTTTTAGTAAATGAAGGTGTTACTTTAGGAAGTCTTACATTAGGTGCAAATAGTAAGATTTATTCAAATTTAGGTGAGAGTTTTAGGGTTTTAGGAAATGCTAAGTTAGATGGAGAATTTAATTTAGTAGGAGTAAAATCAGGTGTTAATATTGCTCAAGGTCAAAATGTTGATATATTAACAGCAAAAAGTATTGAAGATAGGTTTAAATCAGTTCAATCATTAGTAACTTTTCTAGAAATTAACGAGCCAATTTATGCTAACGATAAAGTAAGCGTAATGGTTAAAAGAATTGATTTAGATAAGGCAAATGATTTAAATGATTTTGCTAAGAAAAATTATCAATTATTATTCACTCAACTTGATAATTATTTAGATTACGAGAGTAAAAAACAAGATAAAACAAGCAATGATGAAGCATATAATAAAATCAATCTTGATGGAGCTTTAAGCGAAGCTGAGTATAACTTAAAAAGAGCTGATTTGTTTTATGCTAATGTTTTAAATACTACAAAAGATAAATTAGAAGAAAATACTAATAAGCTTTTTGCAACTGATTTTTATAAAAACAGCCTTATGAATATTGCAATAGTTAAAAATATTCATGCAAGTGCTTTAAAAAATAATTTTAATATTGAGCAAAGTTTCGGACATAATAGTATTGATGATTTAAAAGCAAATTCAAGCAAAACTTTAATAAGTAATGCTTTAATTAAAGATGATTTAAAACTTGCTTTTGGATTTGTTTATGATAGTGTTAATATGTATAATGATAATTTTAAAAATGACGCTAAAACAATAGGTTTAAAGGCTAATTTAACTTATGATTTAAGTAACCTTGTAATATCAAATAATTTAAGTTATTTAAATACTTTAAATAAAACCCAAAGATTTGATAATTTTGCAAGATTTTATGATAATTCTTTAGCATATACATTAAAATTATCTTATAAATTACATAGTGATGGCTTTGTTTCAAATCTTTTTGAGCCTTATATTGCTATAAATGGGGTTTATAGTAGGCAAAATAGCTTTAATGAGCGTGGAAATGAATTTAGCGTAGGGCTTGATAGTTTTAATAAATTTTATTCTTATGCTAATCTTGGTTTTAATTTAAATACTTATTTTGATAATTTATCATTATCAGTAGGAACTGATATAGAATATAATTTTTATAAAGATTATTCACTAAAGGGAAGAAATTTAAATTATTTAAATAAAATTGAAATAAGTGATGGTTTTTATAAAAATCTCGTAAGTAATGCTAATATAGGCATAGAATATTTATTTAATAATCAATTAAAAATGATTATGAACTATAAGTTAAGTTATATGTATAATAATAATTCAGCAAATAAAGGAAAACATTTTGATTTTTCAACAGGTTTTGACAAAGCTAAAAATTTGAAGAATTATACAAATGAATTTATGTTTGGAATTAATTATATTTTTTAA